From one Thalassobaculum sp. OXR-137 genomic stretch:
- the mltG gene encoding endolytic transglycosylase MltG, producing the protein MGRWLLRLASLLLSAAVIAGFAGVWAWTEFTRPGPLAAETTVVIPRGAGMETIAHRLHEAGVITDPRILALGAKVTGQARRLKAGEFAFPASVSPQHALDILESGVTVVRRVTVAEGLSSAQVVAVVEAADGLEGEIGDVPLEGTLLPETYHYAFGDSRAAIVARMRSEMDRTLRTLWETRAPDLPIASPQEAVILASIVEKETGVAAERPLVASVFVNRLNRGMRLQSDPTVAYGIAGGEGLDRPLTRTDLKSETPYNTYVIDGLPPGPIANPGAASIAAVLQPAESDFLYFVADGTGGHAFAKTLAEHNSNVRAWRKYQRDNRAE; encoded by the coding sequence ATGGGGCGCTGGCTGCTCCGTCTGGCGTCCCTGCTGCTGTCGGCGGCGGTGATTGCCGGGTTCGCCGGGGTCTGGGCCTGGACCGAATTCACGCGTCCGGGCCCGCTCGCGGCGGAGACCACGGTCGTGATCCCGCGCGGCGCCGGCATGGAAACCATCGCCCACCGACTCCATGAAGCCGGGGTGATCACCGATCCCCGCATCCTCGCGCTCGGCGCCAAGGTCACCGGTCAGGCCCGCCGCCTGAAGGCCGGCGAATTCGCCTTCCCCGCCTCCGTCAGTCCGCAGCACGCCCTCGACATTCTGGAGAGCGGCGTCACCGTGGTGCGCCGGGTGACGGTGGCCGAAGGTCTGTCCAGCGCCCAGGTGGTCGCCGTGGTCGAGGCGGCGGATGGGCTGGAGGGCGAGATCGGCGATGTGCCGCTGGAAGGCACGCTGCTGCCGGAGACCTATCACTATGCTTTCGGCGACAGCCGGGCCGCGATCGTCGCCCGGATGCGCAGCGAGATGGACCGGACCCTCCGCACCCTGTGGGAGACCCGGGCGCCGGATCTGCCGATCGCCAGTCCGCAGGAGGCGGTGATCCTGGCCTCCATCGTCGAGAAGGAGACTGGGGTCGCGGCCGAGCGCCCGCTGGTGGCCAGCGTCTTCGTCAACCGCCTGAACCGGGGTATGCGGCTGCAGTCCGATCCGACCGTGGCCTACGGCATCGCCGGCGGCGAGGGCCTGGACCGGCCGCTCACCCGGACCGACCTGAAGTCGGAGACGCCCTACAACACCTACGTCATCGACGGACTGCCGCCGGGGCCCATCGCCAATCCGGGGGCGGCGTCGATCGCCGCGGTGCTGCAGCCGGCGGAGAGCGATTTCCTGTATTTCGTCGCCGACGGGACCGGCGGCCACGCCTTCGCCAAGACCCTGGCCGAGCACAACAGTAACGTCCGCGCCTGGCGCAAGTACCAGCGGGACAACCGGGCGGAGTAG
- the fabF gene encoding beta-ketoacyl-ACP synthase II, with the protein MRRVVITGLGMVTPLGCGVKTNWDRLMAGKSGIRAIDSFDVSDLPAKIAGMVPEGTKDEGGFDPSEWLEPKEQRKIDRFILFGMVAAQQAVEDSGWLPTDVEGQERTGVMIGSGIGGLTTIAEAAVLLQERGPRRISPFFIPSALINLVSGQVSIKYGFKGPNHSAVTACATGAHAIGDAARLIALDDADVMVAGGAEAAICRLGVAGFAAARALSTGYNDSPAEASRPWDEGRDGFIMGEGAGVVVLEEYEHAKKRGATIYGEVIGYGLSGDAHHITAPADDGDGGFRAMKAALKRAQISVDDIDYINAHGTSTPLGDAIEFGAVKRLFGNAAANVSMSSTKSAIGHLLGAAGAVEAIYSVLAIRDQAVPPTLNLHNPSEGIDGMDLVPNQARERPVRVALSNSFGFGGTNAALIFSKVA; encoded by the coding sequence ATGCGACGCGTCGTCATCACCGGCCTCGGGATGGTCACCCCGCTCGGATGCGGTGTTAAGACCAACTGGGACCGTCTGATGGCCGGTAAATCCGGCATCCGGGCAATCGACAGCTTCGACGTTTCGGACCTGCCGGCGAAGATCGCCGGTATGGTGCCGGAAGGCACGAAGGACGAGGGCGGCTTCGATCCGTCCGAGTGGCTCGAGCCCAAGGAACAGCGGAAGATCGATCGGTTCATCCTGTTCGGCATGGTCGCCGCGCAGCAGGCCGTCGAGGACTCTGGCTGGCTACCGACGGATGTCGAGGGCCAGGAGCGTACCGGTGTGATGATCGGTTCGGGGATCGGTGGCCTGACCACCATCGCCGAGGCCGCCGTCCTGCTTCAGGAACGCGGGCCGCGCCGGATCAGCCCGTTCTTCATTCCCTCCGCCCTGATCAACCTGGTCTCCGGCCAGGTCTCGATCAAATACGGCTTCAAGGGTCCGAACCATTCCGCGGTGACGGCCTGCGCCACCGGCGCCCACGCCATCGGCGACGCCGCCCGGCTGATCGCACTGGACGATGCCGACGTGATGGTCGCCGGCGGGGCGGAAGCGGCGATCTGCCGCCTCGGCGTTGCCGGCTTCGCCGCCGCGCGGGCCCTGTCGACCGGCTATAACGACAGCCCCGCAGAGGCCTCGCGCCCGTGGGATGAGGGCCGCGACGGCTTCATCATGGGCGAGGGTGCGGGCGTGGTCGTGCTCGAGGAATACGAGCATGCCAAGAAGCGCGGGGCGACGATCTACGGCGAGGTGATCGGCTACGGCCTGTCCGGCGACGCGCACCACATCACGGCTCCGGCCGACGATGGCGACGGCGGGTTCCGGGCGATGAAGGCCGCGCTCAAGCGGGCGCAGATCTCGGTCGACGACATCGACTACATCAACGCTCACGGCACCTCCACGCCGCTCGGCGACGCCATCGAGTTCGGGGCCGTCAAGCGCCTGTTCGGCAATGCCGCGGCCAACGTGTCCATGTCCTCGACCAAGTCGGCGATCGGCCACCTTCTGGGGGCTGCTGGCGCGGTGGAGGCGATCTATTCGGTGCTGGCGATCCGCGATCAGGCGGTGCCGCCGACCCTCAACCTGCACAATCCCTCCGAGGGGATCGACGGCATGGACCTGGTGCCGAACCAGGCGCGCGAGCGTCCGGTCCGGGTCGCCCTGTCGAACTCGTTCGGCTTCGGGGGCACCAACGCCGCCCTGATCTTCTCCAAGGTCGCCTGA
- a CDS encoding acyl carrier protein — translation MSDVAERVKKIVVEHLGVDESKVTEDASFIDDLGADSLDTVELVMAFEEEFSCEIPDDAAEKILTVKDAIDFIKSQEG, via the coding sequence ATGAGTGACGTTGCCGAGCGGGTTAAGAAGATCGTCGTCGAGCATCTCGGTGTCGACGAGTCTAAGGTGACCGAGGATGCGAGCTTCATCGACGATCTGGGCGCCGACAGCCTCGACACCGTCGAGCTCGTCATGGCTTTCGAGGAGGAGTTCTCCTGCGAAATCCCCGACGATGCGGCCGAGAAGATCCTGACCGTCAAGGACGCGATCGACTTCATCAAGAGCCAGGAAGGCTGA
- the fabG gene encoding 3-oxoacyl-[acyl-carrier-protein] reductase — protein MFDLSGKTALVTGATGGIGAAIAETLHRQGAHVVLSGTRQAVLEEKAAALGERVSVAACNLGDAEAVEALPKAAEAAAGAPLDILVNNAGITRDQLLMRMKDDDWDQVIAVNLTSGFRLSRALVRGMMKKRWGRIIGISSIVGATGNPGQANYAAAKAGMVGFSKALAAEVANRGITVNVVAPGFIATAMTDALPDAQKEKLLESVPAGRLGTPEDIAAAVLYLASEEAAYVTGATIHVNGGMAML, from the coding sequence ATGTTCGACCTGAGCGGCAAGACCGCGCTGGTGACCGGGGCGACGGGCGGTATCGGCGCCGCCATCGCCGAGACCCTGCATCGCCAGGGCGCCCACGTGGTCCTGTCCGGTACCCGCCAGGCGGTGCTGGAGGAGAAGGCCGCCGCCCTGGGCGAGCGCGTCTCCGTCGCGGCCTGCAACCTGGGCGACGCCGAGGCGGTCGAAGCCCTGCCGAAGGCGGCCGAGGCGGCCGCCGGCGCACCGCTGGACATCCTGGTCAATAATGCGGGCATCACCCGCGACCAGCTGCTGATGCGTATGAAGGACGACGACTGGGATCAGGTGATCGCGGTCAACCTGACCTCCGGCTTCCGGCTGTCGCGGGCGCTGGTCCGCGGCATGATGAAGAAGCGCTGGGGCCGGATCATCGGCATCTCCTCCATCGTCGGCGCCACCGGCAATCCGGGCCAGGCGAACTATGCCGCCGCCAAGGCCGGCATGGTCGGCTTCTCCAAGGCACTGGCGGCGGAAGTCGCGAACCGGGGCATCACCGTGAACGTTGTCGCTCCGGGCTTCATCGCCACGGCGATGACCGACGCGCTTCCCGACGCCCAAAAGGAGAAGCTGCTCGAGAGCGTTCCGGCGGGCCGACTCGGCACGCCGGAGGATATCGCAGCGGCCGTGCTATACCTCGCCAGCGAAGAGGCGGCGTATGTCACGGGGGCTACGATCCACGTCAATGGCGGCATGGCAATGCTTTGA
- the fabD gene encoding ACP S-malonyltransferase codes for MAGTARALVFPGQGSQTVGMGKDLADAYPAAAQVFEQVDEALGESFSKLIFEGPEDKLTLTANAQPALMAVSLAALRAVEAESGKTIDEICEYVAGHSLGEYSALAAAGSLDIAVAARLLRLRGESMQKAVPVGEGAMAALIGADLETAEKIAEAARPGPDGEQVCDIANDNGGGQIVLSGHAAAIERVLSLAGEHGVRRAVKLPVSAPFHCSLMAPAADVMADALAGTDLRAPLVPLIANVTAAPCDDRDDIRRQLVEQVTGRVRWRETVESFAGLGVTSVAELGAGKVLSGIVKRIDKSVDAHAINSPADVAGFVAAL; via the coding sequence ATGGCCGGCACCGCGCGGGCACTCGTGTTTCCGGGCCAGGGCAGCCAGACCGTCGGCATGGGCAAGGATCTCGCCGACGCGTATCCGGCAGCCGCCCAGGTGTTCGAACAGGTCGACGAGGCGCTCGGCGAATCGTTCTCCAAATTGATCTTCGAGGGTCCCGAGGACAAACTGACCCTGACCGCCAACGCCCAGCCGGCGCTGATGGCCGTCAGCCTCGCCGCCCTGCGCGCGGTCGAGGCCGAAAGCGGCAAAACCATCGACGAGATTTGCGAGTACGTGGCCGGTCACTCCCTGGGCGAATATTCCGCCCTGGCGGCTGCCGGCAGCCTGGACATCGCTGTCGCCGCCCGTCTGCTGCGCCTGCGTGGCGAGTCGATGCAGAAGGCGGTGCCGGTGGGCGAGGGGGCGATGGCCGCCCTGATCGGCGCCGACCTGGAGACCGCCGAGAAGATCGCCGAGGCCGCCCGTCCGGGCCCGGACGGCGAGCAGGTCTGCGACATCGCCAACGACAATGGCGGCGGCCAGATCGTACTGTCCGGCCATGCAGCGGCGATCGAGCGGGTTCTGTCCCTGGCCGGCGAGCATGGGGTGCGCCGGGCGGTGAAGCTGCCGGTCAGCGCGCCGTTCCACTGCTCGCTGATGGCCCCCGCCGCCGACGTCATGGCCGACGCCCTGGCCGGCACCGACCTGCGCGCGCCGCTGGTGCCGCTGATCGCCAACGTGACCGCCGCCCCGTGCGACGACCGCGACGACATCCGCCGGCAACTGGTCGAGCAGGTGACCGGTCGGGTACGCTGGCGCGAGACCGTGGAGAGCTTCGCCGGCCTCGGCGTCACCAGCGTCGCCGAGCTGGGCGCCGGCAAGGTGCTCTCCGGAATCGTGAAGCGCATCGACAAGTCGGTCGATGCCCACGCCATTAATTCGCCGGCCGACGTCGCCGGCTTCGTCGCCGCGCTCTGA
- the ppk2 gene encoding polyphosphate kinase 2: MPTAKDSNKPSPAASGNPGTRASAEARQRQAEMRHDPAVLRHLFESGDYPYKSPMERESYERQKRELQIELLKLQRWVKDTGQRIVIVFEGRDAAGKGGAIRRFMENMNPRGARVVALDKPNDREQGQWYFQRYIEHLPTRGEIVLFDRSWYNRAGVERVMGFCDEAEYREFLREAPELERMWVRSGISLFKYWFSVNREEQAKRLHGREINPLKRWKLSPMDRESARRWDAYTEAKETMFFHTHTADAPWTIVKASDKKRARIAVIRHFVHSLDYPGKNTRAAKTPDPLIVGSW, translated from the coding sequence ATGCCGACCGCCAAGGACAGCAACAAGCCATCGCCGGCCGCTTCCGGCAATCCCGGCACCCGGGCCAGTGCGGAGGCGCGCCAGCGCCAGGCGGAGATGCGTCACGATCCGGCGGTCCTGCGCCATCTCTTCGAGAGCGGCGACTATCCCTATAAGTCACCGATGGAGCGCGAGTCCTACGAGCGGCAGAAGCGCGAGCTGCAGATCGAACTGCTGAAACTGCAGCGCTGGGTGAAGGATACCGGACAGCGCATCGTCATCGTCTTCGAGGGCCGCGACGCCGCCGGCAAGGGCGGGGCGATCCGCCGCTTCATGGAGAACATGAATCCCCGCGGCGCCCGGGTCGTCGCCCTGGACAAGCCGAACGACCGCGAACAGGGCCAGTGGTATTTCCAGCGCTATATCGAGCACCTGCCGACCCGGGGCGAGATCGTGCTGTTCGACCGCTCCTGGTACAACCGCGCCGGGGTCGAACGGGTGATGGGCTTCTGCGACGAAGCGGAATACCGCGAGTTCCTGCGCGAGGCGCCGGAACTGGAGCGGATGTGGGTGCGGTCCGGGATCAGCCTGTTCAAATACTGGTTCTCGGTGAACCGCGAGGAACAGGCCAAGCGGCTGCACGGCCGGGAGATCAACCCGCTGAAACGCTGGAAGCTGTCGCCCATGGACCGGGAGTCGGCGCGCCGGTGGGACGCCTATACCGAAGCCAAGGAGACCATGTTCTTCCACACCCACACCGCCGACGCGCCCTGGACCATCGTCAAGGCATCGGACAAGAAGCGCGCCCGCATCGCGGTGATCCGGCACTTCGTGCATTCCCTGGACTATCCGGGCAAGAATACCCGCGCCGCCAAGACGCCCGACCCGCTCATCGTCGGGAGTTGGTAG
- the rpsF gene encoding 30S ribosomal protein S6: MPYYESVFIARQDVSSTQVEQLTDQFAEVVAGLGGEVKKREYWGLRNLAYKVNKNRKGHYVLFNLDAPSEAVTEMERLMRLNEDVLRYMTIRVEELEEGPSIMMQAKSDRDRGRGGRGDRDHRDRADRGDRGDRGDRGDRGDRRDRDSSKGDAE; encoded by the coding sequence ATGCCGTACTACGAGAGCGTGTTCATCGCACGCCAAGACGTTTCGTCTACCCAAGTCGAACAGTTGACCGACCAGTTCGCCGAAGTCGTCGCCGGTCTCGGCGGCGAGGTCAAGAAGCGCGAGTACTGGGGTCTGCGGAACCTCGCCTACAAGGTGAACAAGAACCGCAAGGGCCATTACGTGCTCTTCAACCTCGACGCGCCCTCCGAGGCCGTGACCGAGATGGAGCGCCTGATGCGTCTGAACGAAGACGTCCTTCGTTACATGACCATCCGCGTCGAAGAGCTCGAGGAAGGCCCCTCGATCATGATGCAGGCCAAGTCCGACCGCGATCGCGGCCGTGGCGGCCGGGGTGACCGCGACCACCGTGATCGTGCTGATCGTGGAGATCGGGGCGACCGCGGGGATCGGGGCGACCGTGGCGATCGCCGCGACCGTGATTCCAGCAAGGGAGATGCAGAATGA
- the rpsR gene encoding 30S ribosomal protein S18 produces the protein MSQLQIARAAVRKPFMRRRKSCPFSGANAPKIDYKDTKLLSRFISERGKIVPSRITAVSAKKQRELARAIKRARNMALLPFVVS, from the coding sequence ATGAGCCAGTTGCAAATCGCTCGCGCGGCCGTGCGCAAGCCGTTCATGCGCCGCCGGAAGTCCTGCCCGTTCTCCGGCGCCAACGCGCCGAAGATCGACTACAAGGACACCAAGCTGCTGTCCCGTTTCATCTCCGAGCGGGGCAAGATCGTGCCGAGCCGGATCACCGCCGTTTCGGCCAAGAAGCAGCGTGAGCTGGCGCGCGCGATCAAGCGTGCCCGCAACATGGCGCTTCTGCCGTTCGTGGTGAGCTGA
- a CDS encoding DUF2232 domain-containing protein — translation MNYGWLTVGIAAAASALMTVAVYPSPFFAMLQLSLTSLPLFLVGLAYGAVLGMAAAAAAFVALGLSMGLDVAAYHAAMTGAPAGLLIWQAERSGSHPRVLLLTLVAYACAMIALAGLILSGHPDGMQGVIADELQETFDMISRYAEEAGQPPLPMAELQDMLSSLASLFPAFAAAGWVLTTAASAGLAQFILRRFGKAALPTPDIADLRAPRWIAFVLVAVLAVAYLPEGIGFAARNMVPVVLLIFLFTGLGVVHALSRRSGSGGLWLGGTYALLVVFSWAAAAVIVLVGMLDVVFDFRRRAGPPPQE, via the coding sequence ATGAACTACGGTTGGCTAACGGTTGGAATAGCGGCGGCAGCAAGCGCGCTGATGACGGTGGCGGTCTATCCGTCGCCGTTCTTCGCGATGCTGCAGCTGTCCCTGACCTCGCTGCCGCTGTTTCTTGTGGGGCTGGCCTACGGAGCGGTTCTGGGCATGGCGGCTGCCGCGGCGGCCTTCGTTGCCCTCGGCCTGTCCATGGGTCTCGACGTCGCGGCCTATCATGCGGCGATGACCGGCGCACCGGCCGGCCTGCTGATCTGGCAGGCCGAACGGAGCGGCAGCCATCCCAGGGTCCTGCTGCTCACCCTGGTCGCCTATGCCTGCGCCATGATCGCGCTGGCGGGCCTGATCCTGTCCGGACATCCGGACGGCATGCAGGGGGTGATCGCGGACGAGCTGCAGGAGACGTTCGACATGATCTCCCGCTATGCGGAGGAGGCCGGGCAACCGCCGCTTCCCATGGCGGAACTGCAGGACATGCTGTCCTCTCTGGCCAGTCTGTTCCCGGCCTTCGCGGCCGCGGGATGGGTGCTGACGACGGCGGCCAGCGCCGGGCTTGCGCAGTTCATTCTGCGCCGGTTCGGCAAGGCCGCGCTGCCGACGCCGGACATTGCCGACCTTCGGGCCCCGCGCTGGATCGCGTTCGTGCTCGTGGCGGTTCTGGCCGTGGCCTATCTGCCGGAGGGGATCGGCTTCGCCGCCAGGAACATGGTTCCGGTGGTGCTGCTGATCTTCCTGTTCACCGGGCTCGGCGTGGTGCACGCCCTGTCCCGGCGCAGCGGCAGCGGGGGACTCTGGCTCGGCGGAACCTATGCCCTGCTGGTGGTCTTCAGCTGGGCGGCGGCCGCCGTGATCGTGCTGGTTGGAATGCTGGACGTGGTTTTCGATTTTCGCCGTCGCGCGGGGCCTCCCCCGCAAGAGTGA
- the rplI gene encoding 50S ribosomal protein L9: protein MEVILLERIESLGQMGDVVSVKPGYARNYLLPQKKALRANDGNRKVFEERRAQLEAENLERKSEAEQVAKTLDGMTVVLVRAAGESGQLYGSVSARDISDAVTAAGVTVGRSQVKLDKALKALGLEPVRVQLHPEVSVNVTVNIARSQDEAETQARLGRALDRGVMDEEERMEDEAPEVEELLDPEAVETEEEKAEA from the coding sequence ATGGAAGTCATCCTGCTGGAACGGATCGAGAGCCTCGGCCAGATGGGCGATGTGGTTTCGGTCAAGCCGGGCTACGCCCGTAACTATCTGCTGCCGCAGAAGAAGGCGCTGCGCGCCAACGACGGCAACCGCAAGGTCTTCGAGGAGCGCCGTGCGCAGCTCGAGGCCGAGAACCTGGAGCGCAAGTCGGAAGCCGAGCAGGTCGCCAAGACCCTCGACGGCATGACGGTTGTTCTGGTCCGCGCCGCGGGCGAGAGCGGCCAGCTCTACGGCTCGGTGTCGGCCCGCGACATCTCTGACGCGGTGACCGCCGCCGGGGTCACCGTCGGCCGCAGCCAGGTCAAGCTGGACAAGGCGCTCAAGGCCCTCGGCCTGGAGCCGGTGCGCGTCCAGTTGCACCCGGAAGTCTCGGTGAACGTGACCGTGAACATCGCCCGGTCCCAGGACGAGGCCGAAACCCAGGCCCGTCTCGGCCGCGCCCTCGATCGGGGCGTGATGGACGAGGAAGAGCGGATGGAAGACGAGGCTCCCGAGGTCGAGGAGCTGCTCGATCCGGAAGCCGTGGAGACCGAGGAGGAGAAGGCCGAGGCCTGA
- a CDS encoding PhnD/SsuA/transferrin family substrate-binding protein encodes MKLRALLAAAALAVAVPSLAVPSPASAADSLKIAVTDIEGLEALQSEFGPFEDALEKSTGLDIELFPVGSRTAAVEAINAGQVDLVLTGPAEYVVIKELTDAKIVVGWQRPDYFAQVVALADGPIRRVADLKGKSVAFGSVGSTSQHLGPAQALTDLGLVYGQDYEPKIISRNVAVEALICGDIAAIGMNYSHLQRAREAYPDVAFTVVARGRDLPNDILVARADADPAAIDKVRKAFVDNGKSLLAAVLKGEDNQKYKGGFFLATVEDSDYDYVRSMYKTIGVDGFKSFVGN; translated from the coding sequence ATGAAGCTCCGCGCCCTGCTCGCCGCCGCCGCCCTGGCGGTCGCCGTCCCGTCGCTCGCCGTCCCGTCGCCCGCCAGCGCCGCCGACAGCCTCAAGATCGCCGTTACCGATATCGAGGGCCTGGAGGCCCTGCAGAGCGAGTTCGGTCCGTTCGAGGACGCTCTCGAGAAGAGCACCGGCCTGGACATCGAGCTGTTCCCGGTCGGCAGCCGCACCGCCGCCGTCGAGGCGATCAACGCCGGCCAGGTGGACCTGGTGCTCACTGGGCCGGCCGAGTACGTGGTGATCAAGGAACTGACCGACGCCAAGATCGTCGTCGGCTGGCAGCGTCCCGACTACTTCGCCCAGGTCGTCGCCCTCGCAGACGGCCCGATCCGCCGGGTCGCCGACCTGAAGGGCAAGAGCGTGGCCTTCGGCTCCGTCGGCTCCACCTCCCAGCACCTCGGCCCGGCCCAGGCGCTGACCGACCTCGGCCTCGTCTACGGCCAGGACTACGAGCCGAAGATCATCTCCCGCAACGTCGCCGTCGAGGCCCTGATCTGCGGCGACATCGCCGCCATCGGCATGAACTACAGCCACCTGCAGCGCGCCCGCGAGGCGTATCCTGACGTGGCCTTCACCGTCGTCGCCCGCGGCCGCGACCTGCCGAACGACATCCTTGTGGCCCGCGCCGACGCCGATCCGGCGGCCATCGACAAGGTGCGCAAGGCCTTCGTCGACAACGGCAAGTCCCTGCTCGCCGCCGTGCTGAAGGGCGAGGACAATCAGAAGTACAAGGGCGGCTTCTTCCTCGCGACCGTCGAGGACAGCGACTACGACTACGTGCGCTCGATGTACAAGACCATCGGGGTCGACGGCTTCAAATCCTTCGTCGGCAATTGA
- a CDS encoding phosphonate ABC transporter ATP-binding protein: MTALLQPSPLHADPVAAAPAAAAPLIAAHAVCKRFADGPPVLDGVTLSIATGERVALLGANGAGKSTLLRALVGLIPITGGAVEILGQRFTELPSAKQRSVMRRRLGFVFQFHGLVGRTSALSNVVNGALGQGHGWRSWHQSLAPSSLRDAALEALDAVGLADRAAARADTLSGGQSQRVAIARAIVHGPDLLFADEPAASLDPAAGLDIMRLFARLAGEHRRTLVYTTHDMRHALEHADRIVALKAGQVVFDAAAGDLTERDLEPIYRG, translated from the coding sequence ATGACAGCCCTGCTCCAACCCTCGCCGCTGCACGCGGATCCGGTCGCCGCCGCACCGGCCGCCGCCGCCCCGCTGATCGCGGCGCACGCCGTCTGCAAGCGCTTCGCCGACGGCCCGCCGGTGCTCGACGGCGTCACCCTGTCGATCGCGACGGGCGAGCGCGTCGCCCTGCTCGGCGCCAACGGCGCGGGCAAGTCGACCCTGCTCCGCGCCCTGGTCGGGCTGATTCCGATCACCGGCGGGGCCGTCGAGATCCTCGGCCAGCGCTTCACGGAGCTACCCAGCGCCAAGCAACGCTCGGTGATGCGGCGCCGGCTCGGCTTCGTGTTCCAGTTCCACGGGCTGGTCGGCCGCACCAGCGCACTCTCCAACGTCGTGAACGGGGCGCTGGGCCAGGGTCATGGCTGGCGCAGCTGGCACCAGTCCTTGGCCCCGTCCTCCCTGCGCGACGCCGCCCTGGAGGCGCTCGACGCGGTCGGGCTGGCCGACCGGGCGGCGGCGCGGGCCGACACCCTGTCCGGCGGCCAGTCCCAGCGGGTCGCCATCGCCCGCGCCATCGTCCACGGCCCGGACCTGCTGTTCGCCGACGAGCCGGCCGCCAGTCTCGATCCCGCCGCCGGGCTCGACATCATGCGCCTCTTCGCCCGGCTCGCCGGCGAGCATCGGCGCACGCTGGTCTACACCACCCACGACATGCGCCACGCCCTGGAGCACGCCGACCGGATCGTCGCGCTGAAGGCCGGGCAGGTGGTGTTCGACGCCGCCGCCGGCGACCTCACCGAACGCGACCTGGAGCCGATCTATCGTGGCTGA
- the phnE gene encoding phosphonate ABC transporter, permease protein PhnE yields MADTPLAHPDARPTAGTIARWPRLTPLRFTLLVAVGAVLLASIGEVAPSADRLIGAIPRMGSLLERMLPPETDPAFLGRMGMRLVETLQIALVGTLFGILLSFPLAWCSAAGLSPFGRLRWLPRGLVSLFRTVPDLVWALFFVSAVGLGAIAGTLTIIVDTAGFCGRFFAEAMEDSDKRPREALEAIGARKIDVLAAAVIPQCMPSFINTALFALELSVRSSVVLGIVGAGGIGQELKSAFELFQYPKASAIILAIFVIVLAMEHLTDWLRRRLG; encoded by the coding sequence GTGGCTGACACCCCTCTCGCCCACCCGGACGCCCGGCCGACCGCCGGAACCATCGCGCGCTGGCCCCGGCTGACGCCGCTGCGGTTCACCCTTCTCGTCGCGGTCGGCGCGGTGTTGCTGGCGTCCATCGGCGAGGTCGCGCCCTCGGCGGACCGGCTGATCGGCGCGATCCCGCGGATGGGCTCGCTGCTGGAACGGATGCTGCCGCCTGAGACCGATCCCGCCTTTCTCGGCCGCATGGGGATGCGGCTGGTGGAGACCCTGCAGATCGCCCTCGTCGGCACCCTGTTCGGCATCCTGCTGAGCTTTCCGCTAGCTTGGTGCTCGGCAGCGGGCCTGAGCCCGTTCGGCCGGCTGCGCTGGCTCCCCCGGGGCTTGGTATCCTTGTTCCGCACGGTGCCGGACCTGGTCTGGGCGCTGTTCTTCGTCTCGGCGGTCGGGCTCGGCGCCATCGCCGGCACGCTGACAATCATCGTCGACACCGCCGGCTTCTGCGGCCGCTTCTTCGCCGAGGCCATGGAGGACAGCGACAAGCGGCCGCGCGAGGCGCTGGAGGCGATCGGGGCGCGCAAGATCGACGTGCTTGCCGCCGCCGTGATCCCGCAATGCATGCCGTCCTTCATCAACACCGCGCTCTTCGCCCTGGAGCTGTCGGTGCGGTCGTCGGTGGTCCTGGGCATCGTCGGCGCGGGCGGCATCGGCCAGGAGCTGAAAAGCGCCTTCGAACTGTTCCAGTATCCCAAGGCCTCGGCGATCATCCTGGCGATCTTCGTCATCGTGTTGGCGATGGAGCACCTCACCGACTGGCTGAGGCGCCGGCTGGGGTGA